The bacterium DNA segment GGGCACTCCTCATACTTCCGGCAGCAGCCCCGCGCGGGGCCGCCGAAGCCGATCATCAGCACCGAGTCGAATGCATGCGCCATCAGCCGCTCCATTCGTGAACGAAATTCACCAGCATCTTGACGCGATCCACCTCGGTCATGGGAAAAACCCCGTGCCCGAGGTTGAAGATGTGGCCGGGGCGCCCCGCCGCCTGGCGCAGCACCTCTCCCGCCCGCTCCCGGATGTACTCCGGCGGGCCGAGCAGCACGCAGGGATCGAGATTGCCCTGCACCGCCGCCTCCCCCACCTGCGCCCAGGCCTCCCCGAGGCGGACCCGCCAGTCGAGCCCGATGACATCCCCGCCC contains these protein-coding regions:
- a CDS encoding uroporphyrinogen decarboxylase, whose protein sequence is GGDVIGLDWRVRLGEAWAQVGEAAVQGNLDPCVLLGPPEYIRERAGEVLRQAAGRPGHIFNLGHGVFPMTEVDRVKMLVNFVHEWSG